A part of Mesoplodon densirostris isolate mMesDen1 chromosome 10, mMesDen1 primary haplotype, whole genome shotgun sequence genomic DNA contains:
- the RIPK1 gene encoding receptor-interacting serine/threonine-protein kinase 1: MSLDDIRMSSAEFLEQEDLDSGGFGKASLCLHSSHGLVVLKKVYTGPKRTEYEEALLEEGRMMHRLRHSCVVKLLGVVMEDGNYSLVMEYVEKGDLAHVLKSQIRIPLSVKGRIIMETIEGMRYLHGEGVIHKDLKPENILVDGDFHIKIADLGFASLKTWSELMKEELTAQRGGHSSMKTGGALHYLAPEHLNDVTSRPSEKSGVFSFAIVLWAVFANKEPYENAVCEQQLIMRIKSGNRPAVEDITEPCPQEIISIMQQCWAVNPEDRPTFAGIEEKFRPFYLNQLEEHVEEDMKSLKKEYPGQNEIVKRMKSLQIDCVAISPSRSNSATEQPSSLHSSRGIGLGPVEDSWFAPAPEQQQQQQEDLRLHSKLQEEANYHLYGSRMDKHTEEQPRRNVADRRQEERRRRVSHDPFAQQRLYENGQNPGLKDLAYSGATNHGNAVQQPTGLTSQPQLLYWRNGLCTSLGFGARPVDLRTAGPGVWYGPIPGHMPSPYKTPVPETNLLGNTPTIPLSSLPSRDESLKYSIYNSSGIQIGNSNYMEIGGMSSLVPDSTHMNLKEDPASEYQDIFDNTTSLTDKHLDPVRENLGKQWKNFARKLGFSQSQIDEIDHDYERDGLKEKVYQMLQRWLMREGSRGATVGKLACALYQCSRIDLLNCLIRISQN, translated from the exons ATGTCCTTGGATGACATTAGGATGAGCTCTGCTGAATTCCTGGAGCAGGAGGACCTGGACAGCGGGGGCTTCGGGAAGGCGTCTCTGTGTTTACACAGCTCCCATGGACTCGTGGTCCTGAAGAAAGTGTACACGGGCCCCAAGCGCACCGA GTACGAGGAGGCCCTCCTGGAGGAGGGCAGGATGATGCACAGGCTGCGGCACAGCTGCGTGGTGAAGCTGCTGGGCGTCGTCATGGAGGACGGGAATTACTCTCTGGTGATGGAGTACGTGGAGAAGGGCGACCTCGCGCATGTGCTCAAGTCCCAG ATCAGGATCCCTCTCTCTGTGAAAGGAAGGATAATTATGGAGACCATTGAAGGAATGCGCTACTTACACGGAGAAGGTGTAATACACAAGGACCTCAAGCCTGAAAATATCCTTGTCGATGGTGACTTTCACATTAAG ATAGCTGACCTTGGCTTTGCCTCCCTTAAGACGTGGAGTGAGCTGATGAAAGAGGAGCTTACTGCGCAGAGGGGAGGGCACAGCAGCATGAAGACCGGCGGTGCCCTCCACTACCTAGCCCCCGAGCACCTGAACGACGTCACCTCGAGGCCCTCGGAGAAGTCGGGCGTGTTCAGCTTCGCCATAGTGCTCTGGGCCGTCTTTGCCAACAAGGAGCCGTATGAAA ATGCTGTCTGTGAGCAGCAGCTGATAATGCGCATTAAATCTGGGAACAGGCCAGCTGTGGAGGACATCACTGAGCCCTGCCCGCAGGAGATTATCAGCATCATGCAGCAGTGCTGGGCGGTGAATCCAGAAGATCGGCCAACGTTTGCTG gCATTGAAGAAAAATTTAGGcctttttatttaaatcaattaGAAGAACATGTAGAAGAGGATATGAAGAGTTTAAAG AAAGAGTATCCAGGCCAAAATGAAATTGTAAAGAGAATGAAGTCTCTCCAAATTGATTGCGTAGCAATATCTCCAAGCAGGTCAAATTCAG cCACAGAACAGCCCAGTTCGCTGCACAGTTCACGGGGGATCGGGTTGGGTCCTGTGGAGGACTCCTGGTTTGCTCCCGccccagagcagcagcagcagcagcaggaggaccTCCGACTGCACAGTAAACTCCAGGAGGAGGCCAACTACCATCTTTATGGCAGCCGCATGGACAAGCATACAGAAGAGCAGCCCAGACGGAATGTGGCTGACAGGAGACAGGAAGAGAGGAGACGGAGGGTCTCCCATGACCCTTTTGCACAGCAGAGACTTTATGAGAATGGTCAGAACCCAGGGCTAAAAGACCTTGCTTATTCCGGTGCAACCAATCATGGTAATGCAGTACAGCAACCAACAGGGCTAACCAGCCAACCCCAGTTACTATActggagaaatggattgtgtacATCACTTGGTTTTGGAGCAAGACCAGTAGATCTGAGAACCGCAGGTCCAGGGGTTTGGTATGGGCCAATTCCAGGCCACATGCCAAGCCCGTATAAAACTCCAGTGCCTGAGACCAACCTACTGGGAAACACACCCACCATTCCACTCAGCTCCTTGCCATCAAGAG ATGAGTCTTTAAAATATAGCATATACAACAGTTCTGGCATTCAGATTGGAAACAGTAATTATATGGAGATTGGCGGAATGAGTTCATTGGTACCGGACAGCACGCACATGAACTTGAAAGAAGACCCAGCTTCTGAGTACCAAGATATCTTTG ATAATACCACTAGTCTGACTGATAAACACCTGGACCCAGTCAGAGAAAATCTGGGCAAGCAGTGGAAAAACTTTGCCCGTAAGCTGGGCTTCTCTCAATCTCAGATTGATGAAATTGACCATGACTATGAGCGAGATGGACTAAAAGAAAAGGTTTACCAGATGCTCCAAAGGTGGCTGATGAGGGAAGGCAGCAGGGGGGCCACCGTGGGGAAGCTGGCCTGTGCGCTCTACCAGTGTTCCAGGATAGACCTGCTGAACTGCTTGATACGCATCAGCCAGAACTGA